The Porphyromonas sp. oral taxon 275 DNA window AGAGCGAGCCCATGATCATCGGCCGCAACTTCCTCTGTAAGGTCAATGCCAACATCGGCAACTCCGCCATCACCAGCAGCATCGCCGAGGAGGTAGAGAAGGCCGTCTGGGCGACCCGCTGGGGCGCCGACACCGTCATGGACCTCTCCACAGGCCGTCATATCCACGAGACCCGCGAGTGGATCCTGCGCAATAGCCCCGTGCCCATCGGCACCGTCCCCCTCTATCAGGCGCTGGAGAAGGTACACGGGCGTGTCGAGGAGCTGAGCTGGGAGATCTACCGCGACACGCTCATCGAGCAGGCCGAGCAGGGCGTGGACTACTTCACCATCCACGCAGGCCTCAGGAAGGAGCACATCCCACTGACGCTCGGCCGCCTGACGGGTATCGTCAGCCGTGGAGGGGCGATCATGGCGGGCTGGTGCATCGCCCACGACCGCGAGAGCTTCCTCTACGAGCACTTCGAGGAGATCTGTCGGATCGCCGCGCGCTACGATGTCGCCCTCTCCCTCGGCGACGGTCTGCGCCCTGGCAGCATACAGGACGCCAACGACGCGGCGCAGATGGCCGAGCTCAAGACCCTAGGCGAACTGAACCGCATCGCCGCCCGCCACTACGTCCAGGTCATGATCGAGGGCCCGGGGCACATCCCCATGCACCTCATCCCTGAGAATATGACGCGCGAGCTCCTCGACTGCGACGAGGCGCCCTTCTACACCCTCGGGCCGCTGGTCTCGGATATCGGCGCGGGCTACGACCACATCACGGGCGCCATCGGGGCGGCCATGATCGGGCACCTCGGCACGGCTATGCTCTGCTACGTGACGCAGAAGGAGCACCTAGGCCTGCCCGAGCGCGAGGACGTACGTCAGGGCGTGGTGACCTACAAGCTCGCTGCCCACGCCGCCGACCTGGCGAAGGGACACCCCACGGCCTACATCCGTGACCACGCGATGAGCAAGGCGCGCTACGAGTTCCGCTGGCGGGATCAGTTCCACCTCGCCCTCGACCCTGAGCGCGCCCGTGAGTACCACGACCAGACGCTGCCCGACGACTCGCACAAGGAGCGGCACTTCTGCTCGATGTGCGGCGAGCA harbors:
- the thiC gene encoding phosphomethylpyrimidine synthase ThiC — its product is MKIKDVVTHGPLTGSEKIYVTSPRMPHVRVGMRRIPLSDTIEEDGSRSPNAPVIVYDTGGPYTDAAYQVDLERGLPRLREPWIEGRGDTLQSEGLGSSYARQRLAQRALDGLRYQHIVPHPRRAQGDCVTQRYYAVRGIITEEMEYVALRENQQIEELRERHSRGGDPKGAVLPELVTAEFVREELASGRAILPANINHPESEPMIIGRNFLCKVNANIGNSAITSSIAEEVEKAVWATRWGADTVMDLSTGRHIHETREWILRNSPVPIGTVPLYQALEKVHGRVEELSWEIYRDTLIEQAEQGVDYFTIHAGLRKEHIPLTLGRLTGIVSRGGAIMAGWCIAHDRESFLYEHFEEICRIAARYDVALSLGDGLRPGSIQDANDAAQMAELKTLGELNRIAARHYVQVMIEGPGHIPMHLIPENMTRELLDCDEAPFYTLGPLVSDIGAGYDHITGAIGAAMIGHLGTAMLCYVTQKEHLGLPEREDVRQGVVTYKLAAHAADLAKGHPTAYIRDHAMSKARYEFRWRDQFHLALDPERAREYHDQTLPDDSHKERHFCSMCGEHFCSMRVNRSFRQALAARTVGKDGVPVVGLVRPSDVAPHSCSGGH